A single window of Paenibacillus sp. SYP-B4298 DNA harbors:
- a CDS encoding alpha-galactosidase, giving the protein MAIHYNATDQTFHLQGKHTSYVIQMIQTGVPAHVYWGPRLREQQLGRILQLQERCSFSPSSFPDDMRISLDTLPQEYPAYGAGDLRHPAYQIQRPDGSTVSEALYVGHRIIAGKPVLEGLPATYTEQDEEAWTLEVELLDQVAALKIVLSYTVFRDLDAIARSVRFENTGDAPLKLLRALSMSVDLNHSEYDLLHLSGTWARERSIERRPLASGMQGVESRRGASSHQHNPFLALLSKDASERHGEVYGFSLVYSGSFAAQAEVEPYRTTRVTMGINPFNFSWLLEPGQSFQTPEVVMVYSAEGLGGMSRTYHKLYRTRLCRGRFRDEARPVLVNNWEATYFDFTADKIEQIAKAGQELGIELFVLDDGWFGKRDSDNSSLGDWIVDKRKLPGGLEDLVQRVRSLDMQFGLWFEPEMISPDSELYRQHPDWCLHVEGRRRTQARQQLILDFSREEVCDAIAEQLEAILGSAPITYVKWDMNRNMTEIGSAGRSPERQQETAHRYMLGLYRVLERLTQAFPHILFESCSGGGGRFDPGMLYYMPQTWTSDNTDAVSRLKIQYGTSLVYPISSMGAHVSAVPNHQVHRITSLEMRGNVAMSGNFGYELDLTHFTDEEKELVKRQVEQYKQLRPLIQFGNLYRLLSPFDGNETAWIIVSEDQSEAVAFYFSVLAEPNAPLQRLRLQGLNPEADYETATGLYGGDYLMHAGLPIEGLHGDFQSLMWHFKRV; this is encoded by the coding sequence ATGGCAATTCACTACAATGCAACAGACCAGACCTTCCATTTGCAAGGCAAACATACAAGCTATGTGATCCAAATGATTCAGACGGGCGTTCCTGCCCATGTGTATTGGGGACCGCGCCTGCGCGAGCAGCAGTTGGGACGTATATTGCAGCTGCAGGAGCGCTGCTCATTCTCACCGAGCTCGTTCCCTGATGATATGCGTATCTCGCTGGATACATTGCCACAGGAGTATCCTGCCTATGGAGCTGGAGACCTGCGCCATCCGGCATATCAGATTCAGCGTCCTGACGGCTCTACGGTATCCGAGGCACTCTATGTTGGTCATCGGATCATAGCAGGCAAGCCGGTGCTGGAGGGGCTGCCCGCCACCTATACAGAGCAAGATGAGGAAGCATGGACACTGGAGGTGGAACTGCTCGATCAGGTAGCAGCGCTCAAGATAGTGCTGTCTTATACGGTGTTCCGCGATCTGGATGCGATCGCCCGCTCTGTCCGCTTCGAGAATACAGGGGATGCTCCGTTGAAGCTGCTGCGTGCGCTCAGCATGAGTGTTGATCTGAATCATAGCGAATATGATCTGCTGCATCTGTCAGGTACATGGGCGCGCGAGCGCAGTATTGAGCGTCGCCCGCTTGCCTCGGGAATGCAGGGGGTAGAGAGCCGCAGAGGTGCAAGCAGTCATCAACATAATCCGTTCCTGGCGCTGTTGTCGAAGGATGCCTCCGAGCGCCATGGCGAGGTGTATGGCTTCAGTCTGGTCTACAGCGGCAGCTTCGCCGCTCAGGCAGAGGTCGAGCCGTACAGGACGACGCGCGTCACGATGGGAATCAACCCGTTCAACTTCAGTTGGCTGCTGGAGCCGGGGCAGTCGTTCCAGACGCCTGAGGTTGTCATGGTCTACTCCGCGGAGGGACTGGGCGGCATGTCGCGCACCTATCACAAGCTGTACCGCACCCGTCTGTGCCGCGGACGCTTCCGCGATGAGGCGCGCCCGGTGCTGGTGAATAACTGGGAGGCGACCTACTTCGACTTCACCGCAGACAAGATCGAGCAGATCGCCAAGGCCGGACAGGAGCTGGGCATCGAGCTGTTCGTGCTCGATGACGGCTGGTTCGGCAAGCGCGACAGCGACAACAGCTCGCTTGGCGACTGGATCGTGGACAAGCGCAAGCTGCCGGGAGGGCTTGAGGATCTGGTGCAGCGAGTGCGCAGCCTGGATATGCAATTCGGCCTCTGGTTCGAGCCGGAGATGATCTCGCCGGATAGCGAGCTGTATCGGCAGCACCCGGATTGGTGTCTGCATGTCGAGGGTCGGCGCAGGACGCAGGCGCGCCAGCAGCTTATTCTCGATTTCTCCCGCGAGGAGGTATGCGACGCGATTGCGGAGCAACTGGAGGCGATACTGGGCAGCGCGCCGATTACGTATGTCAAGTGGGACATGAACCGCAACATGACCGAGATTGGCTCGGCGGGTCGCAGTCCAGAACGTCAGCAGGAGACAGCGCATCGTTACATGCTCGGCCTGTATCGCGTGCTGGAGCGGCTGACGCAGGCTTTCCCGCATATTCTGTTCGAGAGCTGCTCGGGTGGAGGCGGACGGTTCGATCCTGGCATGCTGTATTATATGCCTCAGACGTGGACGAGCGATAATACCGATGCGGTTAGCCGCCTCAAGATTCAATACGGGACGAGCCTGGTCTACCCGATTAGCTCGATGGGCGCGCATGTATCTGCTGTGCCGAACCATCAGGTACACCGAATCACCTCGCTGGAGATGCGCGGCAATGTGGCGATGTCGGGCAATTTCGGCTACGAGCTCGATCTGACACACTTCACCGATGAGGAGAAGGAGCTGGTGAAGCGTCAGGTGGAGCAATACAAGCAGCTTCGGCCGCTCATTCAGTTCGGCAACCTGTACCGACTGCTCAGTCCATTCGATGGCAATGAGACGGCATGGATCATCGTCTCGGAGGATCAGAGCGAGGCGGTGGCCTTTTATTTCAGCGTGTTGGCAGAGCCGAATGCGCCATTGCAGCGTCTAAGGCTGCAGGGTCTGAACCCGGAAGCGGATTATGAGACGGCAACGGGCTTGTATGGCGGAGATTACCTGATGCATGCGGGCTTGCCGATCGAAGGGCTGCATGGCGATTTCCAAAGCTTGATGTGGCATTTTAAGCGCGTGTAA
- a CDS encoding dihydrodipicolinate synthase family protein, with protein sequence MSKEREAIGGQRMPGGVWPTMITPFTENNEIDYAALERLIDWYIDKGVDGLFAVCQSSEMFYLSLEERVQLAAFVKEKANGRVPVIASGHISDRFEDQVAELQAMAATGIDALVLITNRLASPEESEEVWLGRLRQLLDELPEQLPLGFYECPHPYKRLISPEALRWCAESGRFLFLKDTSCDVDNMRAKLAAVAGTGLQLYNANSATLLETWKLGATGYSGVMANFHPELYVWLHRQWQQQPVEAERLADFLSLASLIERQLYPTNAKYDLMQQGVLTNYRCRSKNHDEFTATQRLEVEQLRRLTMELANTYSN encoded by the coding sequence ATGAGCAAGGAGAGAGAAGCGATCGGCGGACAACGGATGCCAGGTGGCGTATGGCCGACGATGATTACGCCATTTACCGAAAATAATGAGATTGATTATGCGGCATTGGAGCGGCTAATTGACTGGTATATCGATAAAGGGGTAGATGGCTTGTTCGCCGTCTGCCAATCGAGCGAAATGTTCTATCTCAGCCTGGAGGAGCGTGTGCAGCTTGCCGCCTTCGTGAAGGAGAAGGCAAACGGGCGGGTACCGGTCATCGCCTCCGGGCATATCTCAGACCGCTTCGAGGATCAGGTGGCTGAGCTGCAGGCGATGGCTGCCACGGGCATCGATGCGTTGGTGTTGATCACGAATCGTCTGGCTTCGCCCGAGGAATCGGAGGAGGTGTGGCTGGGCAGGCTCCGCCAATTGCTGGACGAGCTGCCGGAGCAGTTGCCGCTCGGGTTCTACGAGTGTCCGCATCCGTACAAGCGGCTCATCTCGCCGGAGGCGCTGCGCTGGTGCGCCGAGTCGGGACGCTTCCTGTTCCTGAAGGATACGAGCTGCGATGTGGACAACATGCGCGCGAAGCTGGCTGCTGTAGCAGGAACCGGCCTGCAGCTCTACAACGCGAACTCGGCTACGCTGCTGGAGACATGGAAGCTCGGAGCAACAGGATATAGCGGTGTGATGGCGAACTTCCATCCCGAGCTGTATGTCTGGCTGCATCGGCAGTGGCAGCAGCAGCCGGTGGAAGCGGAGCGGCTGGCTGATTTCTTGAGCCTGGCTTCGCTCATTGAACGACAACTGTATCCGACGAATGCCAAGTACGATCTGATGCAGCAGGGCGTGCTGACCAATTATCGGTGCCGCTCCAAAAATCATGATGAATTCACGGCGACTCAACGCCTTGAGGTCGAGCAACTGCGACGCTTGACGATGGAGTTGGCGAACACGTACTCAAATTAA
- a CDS encoding L-fucose isomerase: MNTTAFVNRLQGDMPKIGIRPIVDGRRGGIRESLEEPTMKMAQACAEFLSANLRHSNGLPVECVIADSTIGGVGEAARAAEKFRKEGVGLTISVTPSWCYPLETIDTDPLMPKAIWGFNGTERPGAVYLASALGAHNQKGLPAFSIYGKDVQDMGDTVIPEDVQAKLLQFAKAGLAVATMRGKSYLALGTVSMGIAGCIVDETFFQDYLGMRNEYVDMTEFIRRMERGIYDQEEYERALAWTKANCQLGVDVNPPGLVRTAEQKEQDWETVVKMTLIARDLMIGNPKLGEMGYEEEAVGHNAIAAGFQGQRAWTDHFPNGDFMEAILTSSFDWNGIREPYMMATENDNLNAVTMLMGHLLTNSAQIFADVRTYWSPEAVERVTGRKLEGAAAGGVIHLINSGPAALDGTGEQQIDGKPAMKPFWDISSEEAQACLDATKWCPAVDFFRGGGYSTDFTTRGGMPMTMARINLIKGLGPVLQIAEGYSVELPEEIHDVLDQRSNPTWPTTWFVPRLSGSGVFQDVYTVMNHWGSNHCAVSYGHVGGDLITLASMLRIPVSMHNVSEDRLFRPSVWPAFGANDPTGADYRACSAFGPLYG, translated from the coding sequence ATGAACACAACAGCATTTGTAAATCGGCTGCAAGGAGATATGCCCAAGATCGGCATCCGTCCGATTGTGGATGGACGTCGCGGGGGCATCCGTGAATCGCTGGAGGAGCCGACGATGAAGATGGCGCAGGCTTGCGCCGAATTTTTGAGCGCGAATCTGCGTCATTCCAACGGCCTGCCCGTCGAGTGTGTCATTGCTGATTCCACGATTGGCGGTGTCGGCGAAGCGGCGCGCGCTGCGGAGAAATTCCGCAAGGAGGGGGTCGGGCTGACGATCTCGGTGACCCCTTCCTGGTGCTATCCGCTAGAGACGATCGATACCGATCCGCTCATGCCCAAGGCGATCTGGGGCTTCAATGGCACAGAGCGCCCCGGCGCGGTCTACCTGGCCTCGGCACTGGGGGCGCATAACCAGAAGGGACTTCCGGCGTTCAGCATCTATGGCAAGGATGTACAGGACATGGGCGACACGGTCATCCCGGAGGATGTCCAGGCCAAGCTGCTCCAGTTTGCCAAGGCAGGGCTGGCTGTAGCCACGATGCGCGGCAAGTCGTACCTGGCGCTAGGCACGGTGTCGATGGGGATTGCGGGCTGTATCGTAGATGAGACGTTCTTCCAGGACTATCTGGGCATGCGCAACGAGTATGTGGACATGACCGAATTCATCCGCCGCATGGAGCGCGGCATCTACGACCAGGAGGAGTATGAGCGTGCGCTCGCATGGACGAAGGCGAACTGCCAGCTTGGCGTTGATGTCAACCCGCCTGGTCTTGTGCGTACTGCAGAGCAGAAGGAGCAGGATTGGGAGACCGTGGTCAAAATGACGCTGATCGCCCGCGACCTGATGATCGGCAATCCTAAGCTCGGCGAGATGGGCTATGAGGAAGAGGCGGTCGGTCATAATGCGATTGCAGCGGGATTCCAGGGTCAGCGCGCCTGGACGGATCATTTCCCGAACGGCGACTTCATGGAAGCGATCCTGACCAGCTCCTTCGATTGGAATGGCATCCGGGAGCCGTATATGATGGCGACGGAAAATGACAATCTGAACGCGGTGACGATGCTGATGGGGCATCTGCTGACGAACAGCGCCCAAATCTTCGCGGATGTGCGCACCTATTGGAGCCCGGAGGCAGTGGAGCGAGTGACCGGACGGAAGCTGGAGGGCGCGGCAGCAGGCGGCGTCATTCATCTGATCAACTCCGGCCCGGCAGCGCTGGACGGCACTGGCGAGCAGCAGATCGACGGCAAGCCGGCGATGAAGCCGTTCTGGGACATCTCGTCAGAGGAGGCGCAGGCTTGTCTTGATGCGACAAAGTGGTGCCCGGCGGTGGATTTCTTCCGTGGTGGCGGCTACTCGACAGACTTCACGACCCGCGGCGGCATGCCGATGACGATGGCTCGTATTAACCTGATCAAGGGGCTGGGACCGGTGCTGCAAATTGCCGAGGGCTATTCTGTGGAGCTGCCGGAGGAGATTCACGATGTGCTGGATCAGCGCTCCAATCCGACATGGCCGACAACCTGGTTCGTACCGCGGCTGTCCGGCAGCGGTGTGTTCCAGGATGTCTATACCGTCATGAACCATTGGGGCTCGAACCATTGCGCGGTCAGCTACGGGCATGTGGGTGGCGACCTGATCACGCTCGCCTCGATGCTGCGCATCCCGGTCAGCATGCACAATGTTTCGGAGGATCGTCTGTTCCGTCCGAGCGTCTGGCCGGCCTTCGGCGCGAATGACCCGACAGGCGCAGATTACCGCGCGTGCTCAGCCTTCGGGCCGTTGTATGGCTAG
- a CDS encoding sialidase family protein — translation MKDVLGSDPYRPLANERVAGENPPFASCHASHLAVLSEDEVLAVWFAGAHEGDDDVAIWSARRSKGAWSQPQLLAHDTEEPHWNPVLHRKEDGELVLFYKIGRHIKSWRTIMRTSADSGRTWSAPRELVPGDEGGRGPVRNKLIVLHDGAWLAPASTEEGIWRSFADRSDDEGRTWSRSADVSIRELEGTQPAMVTGSDIPVSPQSFIGRGVIQPTLWESAPEQVHMLMRSSEGAIYRSDSRDGGRTWSEAYRTELPNNNSGIDLARLQDGLLALVFNPVGQNWGPRTPLVVRLSRDNGQTWGEEYVLEDDEGEYSYPAMVAVGNRLYVTYTDKRRDIAFRMLELQGCCK, via the coding sequence ATGAAGGATGTATTGGGATCAGACCCGTATCGCCCGCTGGCTAATGAGCGGGTGGCCGGGGAGAATCCACCGTTTGCCAGCTGTCACGCCTCGCATCTGGCCGTGCTGTCAGAGGATGAGGTGCTGGCGGTCTGGTTCGCCGGTGCTCACGAAGGGGATGACGATGTCGCCATATGGAGTGCCCGCCGTAGTAAGGGAGCGTGGTCGCAGCCCCAACTGCTGGCGCATGACACGGAGGAGCCGCATTGGAACCCGGTGCTGCACCGCAAGGAGGACGGGGAGCTCGTCCTGTTCTACAAGATCGGTCGCCACATTAAGAGCTGGCGCACCATCATGCGCACATCTGCCGATAGCGGCCGCACCTGGTCAGCACCGAGGGAGCTGGTGCCGGGCGATGAGGGCGGTCGCGGGCCTGTCCGCAATAAGCTGATCGTGCTGCATGATGGCGCCTGGCTGGCGCCCGCCTCAACCGAGGAGGGAATCTGGCGTTCATTCGCTGATCGATCCGATGATGAAGGTCGCACCTGGAGCCGCAGCGCCGATGTATCGATCCGCGAGCTGGAGGGCACTCAGCCCGCGATGGTGACAGGCAGCGATATTCCGGTGTCGCCGCAGTCCTTCATCGGGCGCGGCGTCATTCAGCCGACACTATGGGAGTCGGCGCCGGAGCAGGTGCATATGTTGATGCGCAGCAGCGAGGGCGCGATCTACCGTAGCGACTCCCGCGACGGAGGCCGCACCTGGAGTGAGGCTTATCGGACGGAGCTGCCCAACAATAATAGCGGCATCGACCTCGCCCGGCTGCAGGATGGCTTACTTGCGCTCGTGTTCAACCCGGTCGGGCAGAACTGGGGGCCGCGCACTCCGCTCGTCGTGCGTCTGTCCCGCGACAACGGTCAGACCTGGGGCGAGGAATACGTTCTGGAGGATGACGAGGGCGAATATTCGTACCCTGCAATGGTGGCTGTGGGGAATCGGCTGTATGTGACGTACACAGATAAGCGACGGGACATTGCATTCCGCATGCTGGAGCTTCAAGGCTGCTGTAAGTAG